Proteins from a genomic interval of Mesobacillus sp. S13:
- the atpB gene encoding F0F1 ATP synthase subunit A, with amino-acid sequence MHHEAPLVPFLGLYFNLANMLMITIASAIVFIIAVLSTRKLAMKPTGIQNFMEWIMDFVKGIINSTMDWKDGGRFHVLGITLLMYVFVANMLGLPFSVVVDNQLWWKSPTADPVITLTLAVMVVGLSHYYGVKLKGTAEYGKEFFKPFWFMFPIKIIEEFANTLTLGLRLYGNIYAGEILLGLLAAGLATDAVSTLAAAVPMLVWQGFSVFVGAIQAFIFTMLTMVYLSHKVSHDH; translated from the coding sequence ATGCATCATGAAGCTCCTTTAGTTCCATTTTTAGGACTTTATTTTAACCTGGCAAACATGCTGATGATTACAATAGCTAGTGCTATCGTCTTCATCATTGCAGTACTTTCCACTCGTAAGCTTGCGATGAAACCGACAGGAATCCAGAATTTCATGGAATGGATCATGGATTTCGTAAAAGGAATCATCAACAGCACGATGGACTGGAAGGATGGGGGAAGATTCCATGTCCTTGGCATCACATTGCTGATGTATGTGTTTGTTGCCAACATGCTGGGATTGCCGTTCTCTGTCGTTGTCGACAATCAACTCTGGTGGAAATCACCGACAGCCGACCCAGTCATTACACTGACTCTCGCAGTCATGGTAGTAGGACTTTCCCATTATTATGGCGTCAAGCTTAAAGGTACTGCCGAATACGGCAAGGAATTTTTTAAGCCATTTTGGTTCATGTTCCCGATCAAGATCATTGAAGAGTTTGCGAACACGCTCACACTTGGTCTGCGTCTTTACGGTAACATTTACGCAGGTGAGATCCTGTTGGGTCTACTTGCAGCCGGACTTGCAACTGACGCTGTCAGCACTTTGGCGGCAGCCGTTCCAATGCTTGTATGGCAAGGTTTCTCCGTTTTCGTCGGAGCAATCCAGGCATTTATCTTCACAATGTTAACGATGGTTTATCTCTCTCATAAAGTGAGCCATGACCATTAA
- a CDS encoding F0F1 ATP synthase subunit epsilon, whose translation MKTIKVSVVTPDGPVYESDVEMVSTKASTGELGILPGHIPMVAPLQIGAVRLKNGSNNEFIAVSGGFLEVRPEQVTILAQSAEQSSEIDLERALKAKERAEQRLHERKQENIDFKRAELALQRAINRISVAERRI comes from the coding sequence ATGAAGACGATTAAAGTCAGTGTTGTTACTCCCGATGGGCCGGTGTATGAATCAGATGTTGAAATGGTAAGCACAAAAGCGAGCACAGGCGAGCTTGGAATCTTGCCAGGCCACATTCCTATGGTTGCACCGCTACAAATTGGCGCTGTCCGTTTGAAAAATGGCAGCAATAACGAGTTCATTGCAGTCAGCGGCGGCTTCCTCGAGGTCCGTCCTGAGCAGGTAACCATCCTTGCTCAATCTGCAGAACAATCATCTGAAATCGATCTTGAACGTGCACTTAAAGCAAAAGAACGCGCTGAGCAGCGCCTGCATGAAAGAAAGCAGGAGAACATCGACTTCAAGCGTGCAGAACTTGCCCTGCAGCGTGCAATCAACCGTATTTCAGTTGCAGAACGCAGAATCTAA
- a CDS encoding F0F1 ATP synthase subunit B yields the protein MLTMNFVLGAASGLNTGDILFQLVMFLILLALLKKFAWGPLMGIMKEREEHIAGEIGAAEKSRAEAQKLMEEQREMLKQARTEAQGLIENAKKQGDVQRDEIIALARTESDRIKESAKLEIEQQKEQAVAAIREQVASLSVLIASKVIEKEISAADQEKLINEYIQEAGNAR from the coding sequence GTGTTAACAATGAATTTTGTATTGGGAGCGGCTTCCGGCCTTAACACTGGAGATATCTTGTTCCAGCTAGTTATGTTCCTCATCTTGTTAGCATTGCTTAAGAAGTTCGCTTGGGGTCCATTGATGGGCATCATGAAGGAACGTGAAGAGCATATTGCTGGCGAAATCGGAGCGGCTGAAAAGAGCCGTGCTGAAGCACAGAAACTTATGGAAGAACAGCGTGAAATGCTTAAGCAGGCACGCACAGAAGCACAGGGCCTAATTGAAAATGCAAAGAAACAGGGCGACGTTCAGCGTGATGAAATCATTGCACTGGCACGCACTGAATCTGACAGAATCAAAGAATCTGCGAAGCTTGAAATCGAGCAGCAGAAGGAGCAGGCTGTTGCGGCGATCCGCGAACAAGTTGCTTCACTTTCTGTATTGATTGCTTCTAAAGTAATCGAGAAGGAAATCTCTGCAGCTGACCAGGAAAAGCTCATCAATGAATACATTCAAGAGGCGGGTAATGCCCGATGA
- the atpE gene encoding F0F1 ATP synthase subunit C: MGLLAAAIAIGLAALGAGIGNGLIVSRTVEGIARQPEARGMLQTTMFIGVALVEAIPIIAVVIAFMVIGG; this comes from the coding sequence ATGGGTCTTTTAGCAGCAGCAATCGCAATTGGTTTAGCAGCACTTGGTGCAGGTATTGGTAACGGTTTGATCGTGTCACGTACAGTAGAAGGTATCGCTCGTCAGCCAGAAGCTCGCGGTATGCTTCAAACTACAATGTTCATCGGGGTTGCATTGGTTGAGGCGATTCCTATCATCGCTGTAGTTATCGCGTTCATGGTTATTGGTGGTTAA
- a CDS encoding NuoB/complex I 20 kDa subunit family protein produces MDLKLDDFSPEEVAELQRNVFVTTLEQVKGWARSNSMWPMTFGLACCAIEMMASSSAHYDLDRFGTFYRNSPRQSDVMIVSGTVTKKMAPTVRRLYDQLAEPKWVIAMGSCATAGGPYVKSYSVVKGVDQIVPVDVYIPGCPPNPAALIYGINKLKEKIRYEAKTGKKVI; encoded by the coding sequence ATGGATTTAAAGTTGGATGATTTCTCACCTGAAGAAGTGGCAGAACTCCAAAGGAATGTGTTCGTAACAACTCTAGAACAGGTTAAAGGCTGGGCCCGCAGCAACTCCATGTGGCCAATGACTTTCGGTCTTGCATGCTGCGCGATTGAAATGATGGCATCCAGTTCGGCTCACTATGACCTGGACCGTTTCGGGACATTCTACCGGAACTCACCTCGTCAGTCCGATGTCATGATTGTTTCAGGCACAGTTACCAAAAAAATGGCTCCGACTGTCCGCAGACTGTATGACCAATTGGCAGAACCAAAATGGGTAATCGCCATGGGTTCATGCGCGACAGCAGGCGGTCCATATGTAAAATCATACTCAGTTGTAAAAGGTGTCGATCAGATTGTGCCGGTCGATGTTTACATACCGGGTTGCCCGCCGAATCCAGCAGCATTGATTTACGGGATTAATAAATTGAAAGAGAAAATCCGTTATGAGGCGAAAACCGGGAAGAAGGTGATCTAA
- the atpD gene encoding F0F1 ATP synthase subunit beta, with protein sequence MNKGRVLQVMGPVVDVKFESGNLPEIYNALKIVTSDADVNIELTLEVALHLGDDTVRTIAMSSTDGLKRGVEVLDTGAPISVPVGDVTLGRVFNVLGESIDLDAPVAADARRDSIHREAPTFEQLSTEVEILETGIKVVDLLAPYIKGGKIGLFGGAGVGKTVLIQELINNIAQEHSGISVFAGVGERTREGNDLYHEMTDSGVIKQTAMVFGQMNEPPGARMRVALTGLTMAEYFRDEQGQDVLFFMDNIFRFTQAGSEVSALLGRMPSAVGYQPTLATEMGKLQERITSTNVGSVTSIQAIYVPADDYTDPAPATTFAHLDATTNLERKLSEMGIYPAVDPLASTSRALTPEIVGEDHYSVARRVQQTLQRYRELQDIIAILGMDELSDEDKLTVHRARRIQFYLSQNFHVAEQFTGQKGSYVPVKETVKGFAEILDGKYDHLPEDAFRLVGRIEEVIENAKRMGVEV encoded by the coding sequence ATGAACAAAGGACGCGTTCTCCAGGTTATGGGTCCGGTTGTTGACGTTAAGTTTGAAAGCGGCAATCTTCCAGAGATCTATAACGCTTTGAAAATTGTAACAAGCGATGCGGATGTGAACATCGAACTAACTCTTGAAGTAGCCCTTCACTTAGGCGATGACACAGTTCGTACAATCGCGATGTCTTCCACAGACGGCCTTAAGCGTGGCGTGGAAGTATTAGATACAGGTGCTCCAATCTCCGTTCCGGTTGGGGACGTAACACTAGGACGTGTATTCAACGTATTGGGTGAGTCAATCGACCTTGACGCTCCAGTTGCTGCTGATGCACGCCGCGATTCAATCCACAGGGAAGCTCCAACATTCGAACAGCTTTCAACTGAGGTTGAAATCCTTGAAACAGGGATCAAGGTAGTTGACCTTCTTGCTCCATATATCAAGGGTGGTAAGATCGGATTGTTCGGTGGTGCCGGTGTAGGTAAAACCGTTCTTATCCAGGAATTGATCAACAACATCGCTCAAGAGCACAGCGGTATCTCCGTATTCGCAGGTGTTGGTGAGCGTACACGTGAAGGTAATGACCTTTACCACGAAATGACTGACTCTGGCGTTATCAAGCAAACAGCGATGGTCTTCGGACAGATGAACGAGCCGCCAGGAGCACGTATGCGTGTTGCCCTGACTGGTTTGACAATGGCTGAATATTTCCGTGATGAGCAAGGACAGGACGTTCTTTTCTTCATGGATAACATCTTCCGTTTCACGCAAGCAGGTTCTGAGGTTTCTGCCCTACTTGGCCGTATGCCATCAGCGGTAGGTTATCAGCCGACTCTTGCTACAGAAATGGGTAAATTGCAGGAACGTATCACATCTACTAACGTAGGTTCTGTTACTTCCATCCAGGCGATCTATGTACCTGCCGATGACTACACTGACCCGGCTCCGGCTACAACTTTCGCTCACTTGGATGCAACAACGAACCTTGAGCGTAAGCTTTCTGAAATGGGTATCTACCCTGCGGTGGATCCACTTGCTTCGACTTCACGTGCATTGACACCTGAAATTGTTGGCGAAGACCACTATTCAGTAGCTCGTCGCGTACAGCAAACATTACAGCGTTACAGAGAACTTCAGGATATCATTGCGATCCTTGGTATGGATGAGCTATCTGACGAAGATAAGCTAACTGTACACCGCGCTCGCCGTATCCAGTTCTACCTATCACAAAACTTCCACGTAGCCGAACAGTTCACAGGACAAAAAGGTTCTTACGTGCCAGTTAAAGAAACAGTTAAAGGATTCGCTGAAATCCTTGACGGCAAATATGACCACCTTCCAGAAGATGCATTCCGCCTAGTTGGCCGAATCGAAGAAGTTATCGAGAATGCAAAACGTATGGGTGTAGAGGTCTAA
- a CDS encoding F0F1 ATP synthase subunit gamma, whose protein sequence is MASLRDIKNRITSTKKTSQITKAMEMVSAAKWNRGVMNAKAFVPYMEKIQEVTASIAMGSKDSNHPMLNSRPVKKTGYLVITSDRGLAGAYNSNVLRQVYQTIQQRHKSNDEFAIIAIGRVGRDFFQSRGMNVVLDIVGIADQPSFAEIQDIASNTVGMFSDGSFDELYIYYSHYVSAIAQEVTDKKLLPLTDIGGSSTKLTSYEFEPNAEEILEVLLPQYAESLIYGALLDSKASEHAARMTAMRNATDNAKELINSLSLSYNRARQAAITQEITEIVGGAAALE, encoded by the coding sequence ATGGCATCTTTACGCGATATTAAAAACCGTATTACTTCGACTAAAAAGACGAGCCAGATTACCAAGGCAATGGAGATGGTATCCGCAGCTAAATGGAACCGTGGAGTCATGAATGCAAAAGCATTCGTTCCTTACATGGAAAAAATCCAGGAAGTGACTGCCTCAATCGCAATGGGCAGCAAGGATTCCAACCACCCAATGCTGAACAGCCGTCCAGTCAAGAAGACGGGATATCTAGTAATCACATCTGACCGTGGACTTGCAGGGGCATACAATAGTAACGTCCTTCGCCAGGTTTACCAGACGATCCAGCAACGCCATAAATCAAATGATGAGTTTGCGATTATCGCGATCGGGCGTGTCGGCCGTGACTTTTTCCAAAGCCGTGGCATGAACGTTGTCCTTGACATCGTCGGCATTGCAGATCAGCCGTCCTTCGCGGAAATCCAGGATATCGCCAGCAACACTGTTGGCATGTTCTCAGATGGATCATTTGATGAATTATATATTTACTACAGTCATTACGTCAGCGCGATCGCTCAAGAAGTAACTGATAAGAAGCTCCTTCCGTTAACGGATATTGGCGGATCTTCAACAAAGCTTACTTCTTATGAATTTGAGCCGAACGCTGAGGAGATCCTGGAAGTTCTCTTGCCTCAATACGCAGAAAGCTTGATTTACGGAGCACTGCTTGACAGTAAAGCAAGTGAACACGCTGCTCGTATGACAGCCATGAGAAACGCAACGGATAACGCGAAAGAGCTGATCAATTCCCTCAGCTTGAGCTACAACCGTGCTCGTCAGGCTGCTATTACCCAGGAAATCACCGAAATCGTCGGTGGAGCTGCAGCGCTCGAATAG
- a CDS encoding ATP synthase subunit I, giving the protein MEIQDLFIRQRKYIFTLLSLYVLGYGFTSYQSVFAGLIFGTSLSLFNLWLLARKMNNFGDSVVQGKKVRSLGSMSRLATGALAVIVAMEYPDQINLVFTILGLMTAYIVIMIDFFVQSFQSRK; this is encoded by the coding sequence ATGGAAATCCAGGACTTGTTTATTCGCCAGCGCAAATACATATTCACCTTGTTGTCTTTATACGTACTCGGGTACGGCTTTACAAGCTATCAATCTGTTTTTGCGGGGTTGATCTTTGGTACAAGCCTGAGCCTTTTTAATTTATGGCTGCTCGCGAGGAAAATGAACAACTTCGGGGATTCGGTGGTACAGGGGAAGAAGGTGCGATCGCTCGGCTCGATGTCGAGGCTTGCTACCGGAGCACTTGCTGTAATCGTTGCAATGGAATACCCGGATCAAATAAACCTTGTGTTTACAATTTTGGGATTAATGACAGCTTATATTGTCATTATGATAGATTTTTTTGTCCAGTCTTTTCAATCACGTAAATAG
- a CDS encoding AtpZ/AtpI family protein — translation MRRNNRHPLQAMALMSAILSQLVGSILIGIFSGRWLDRTIGTEPLFLIFGLLIGLAAGVYAMLRLIQHFFSGD, via the coding sequence ATGCGCCGAAACAACCGCCACCCTTTACAAGCGATGGCACTCATGTCCGCTATACTATCTCAATTGGTAGGCTCCATTTTAATTGGCATTTTCTCCGGGAGATGGCTTGACCGTACCATTGGTACAGAGCCACTTTTCTTAATATTCGGATTGCTGATCGGATTGGCGGCAGGTGTTTATGCCATGCTCCGCCTCATCCAACACTTCTTTTCGGGAGACTAG
- the atpA gene encoding F0F1 ATP synthase subunit alpha produces MSIKAEEISALIKSQIENYQSEIQVSDVGTVISVGDGIARAHGLDNVMAGELVEFSNGVMGMAQNLEENNVGIIILGPFTDIREGDEVRRTGRIMEVPVGEQLIGRVVNPLGQPVDGMGPINTTKTRPIEYAAPGVMDRKSVHEPLQTGIKAIDALVPIGRGQRELIIGDRQTGKTSVAIDTILNQKGQDMICIYVAIGQKESTVRNAVETLRKHGALDYSIVVTASASQPAPLLYLAPYAGVTMGEEFMYNGKHVLVVYDDLSKQAAAYRELSLLLRRPPGREAYPGDVFYLHSRLLERAAKLSDAKGAGSITALPFIETQAGDVSAYIPTNVISITDGQIFLQSDLFFSGVRPAINAGLSVSRVGGSAQIKAMKKVSGTLRLDLASYRELEAFAQFGSDLDKATQAKLNRGARTVEVLKQDLNKPLAVEKQVAILYALTRGFLDDIPLQDIRRFEGEFLSWLDHNHTDVLDHIRSTKELPSDDDMSAAINAFKKTFAVSE; encoded by the coding sequence ATGAGCATCAAAGCTGAAGAAATCAGTGCGCTGATAAAATCGCAAATCGAAAATTATCAGTCGGAAATTCAAGTGAGTGATGTGGGTACAGTTATCAGTGTTGGTGACGGTATCGCCCGTGCTCATGGCCTCGACAATGTCATGGCTGGAGAACTTGTTGAATTTTCAAACGGCGTTATGGGTATGGCACAAAACCTGGAAGAAAATAACGTCGGTATCATCATCCTTGGACCTTTCACGGACATCCGCGAAGGTGACGAGGTACGCCGTACGGGCCGCATCATGGAGGTTCCTGTTGGGGAACAGCTTATCGGCCGCGTCGTAAACCCTCTTGGACAGCCAGTGGATGGCATGGGTCCAATCAACACAACAAAAACTCGTCCTATCGAGTACGCTGCACCAGGCGTTATGGACCGTAAATCCGTTCATGAGCCATTGCAGACTGGTATCAAGGCGATCGATGCTCTTGTGCCAATCGGCCGCGGACAGCGTGAATTGATCATCGGTGACCGCCAGACTGGTAAAACATCTGTAGCGATCGATACAATCCTTAACCAAAAAGGCCAGGACATGATCTGTATCTACGTTGCAATCGGACAGAAGGAATCAACTGTACGTAACGCAGTTGAAACTCTCCGTAAGCACGGCGCGTTAGATTACTCTATCGTTGTTACAGCATCTGCTTCACAGCCGGCACCACTTTTATACCTAGCTCCTTACGCTGGTGTAACAATGGGTGAAGAATTCATGTACAATGGCAAGCACGTTCTTGTCGTATATGATGACCTTTCAAAACAAGCGGCAGCATATCGTGAACTTTCCTTGCTACTTCGCCGTCCTCCAGGCCGCGAAGCTTACCCAGGGGATGTATTCTACTTGCACTCACGCTTGCTAGAGCGTGCTGCTAAGTTGAGCGACGCTAAAGGCGCAGGTTCAATCACAGCACTTCCGTTCATTGAAACACAGGCAGGCGACGTTTCTGCTTACATTCCAACGAACGTTATCTCAATCACAGACGGACAGATCTTCTTGCAGTCTGACCTATTCTTCTCTGGCGTACGTCCAGCGATCAACGCAGGTCTTTCTGTATCCCGTGTAGGTGGATCCGCTCAAATTAAAGCGATGAAGAAGGTATCTGGTACACTGCGTCTTGACCTTGCTTCATACCGTGAATTGGAAGCATTCGCACAGTTCGGTTCTGACCTTGACAAAGCAACTCAGGCAAAACTAAACCGCGGTGCACGTACGGTAGAAGTACTTAAACAAGATCTTAACAAGCCGCTTGCTGTTGAAAAGCAAGTTGCGATCCTATATGCACTGACTCGCGGCTTCCTTGATGATATTCCATTGCAGGATATCCGCCGCTTCGAAGGTGAATTCCTTTCATGGTTAGACCACAACCATACAGATGTGTTAGACCATATCCGTTCAACGAAGGAACTTCCTTCAGACGACGATATGAGTGCTGCAATCAACGCGTTCAAAAAGACGTTTGCAGTTTCTGAGTAA
- a CDS encoding F0F1 ATP synthase subunit delta, producing MSNSTVAKRYALALFQLASEKQALPQVEEELRTVKEVVVNNPELTAFLKSPKLPNEKKKEVLKSAFGSVSTYVLNTLMILVDRHREDQIADVADQFIALANDAKGVAEAKVYSVQPLTAEQAEALSASFAPQVGKQALQIENIVDSNLLGGVKLRIGNRIFDGSLRGKLDRLERKLLG from the coding sequence ATGAGCAACTCGACAGTAGCAAAGCGCTATGCCCTGGCACTTTTTCAACTCGCTTCTGAAAAGCAGGCTCTCCCACAGGTTGAGGAAGAGCTTCGCACAGTAAAAGAAGTTGTTGTGAACAATCCGGAATTGACTGCCTTTTTAAAGTCTCCGAAGCTTCCAAACGAGAAGAAGAAAGAGGTTTTGAAATCAGCTTTCGGATCTGTAAGCACGTATGTCCTTAATACACTGATGATCTTGGTTGACCGCCACCGCGAAGACCAGATCGCAGACGTTGCTGACCAGTTCATCGCCCTTGCGAATGATGCAAAAGGCGTGGCTGAAGCAAAGGTTTATAGTGTCCAGCCTTTGACGGCTGAGCAGGCTGAAGCACTTTCAGCTTCGTTCGCTCCGCAGGTTGGCAAACAGGCACTTCAAATTGAAAACATTGTAGATTCCAATTTGCTTGGAGGCGTAAAGCTTCGCATTGGAAACCGCATTTTTGACGGCAGCTTGCGTGGCAAGCTAGACCGCTTAGAACGTAAATTGCTAGGCTAA
- a CDS encoding NADH-quinone oxidoreductase subunit A, protein MEQLNLYQNNYLIVFVFLCLGVLLPIVALFAAKLLRPKYKQDERKYTTYESGMVPFSDARVQFNVRYYVFALMFVIFDVETAFLYPWAVAYEKLGIFALIEMLIFVVMLLIGLIYAWKKKVLKWI, encoded by the coding sequence ATGGAGCAGTTGAATCTATATCAAAATAACTATTTGATAGTCTTTGTGTTCCTATGTCTCGGGGTATTGCTTCCAATCGTAGCCTTGTTTGCGGCTAAGCTTTTGCGGCCGAAATACAAGCAGGACGAGCGGAAATATACCACCTACGAGAGCGGGATGGTACCGTTCAGTGATGCACGGGTCCAGTTTAATGTCCGTTATTATGTTTTTGCTCTTATGTTCGTTATTTTTGATGTAGAAACAGCGTTTTTGTATCCATGGGCTGTCGCCTATGAGAAGCTGGGAATCTTCGCATTGATCGAGATGCTGATTTTCGTCGTAATGCTTCTGATCGGACTCATCTACGCATGGAAAAAGAAGGTGCTAAAATGGATTTAA
- a CDS encoding NADH-quinone oxidoreductase subunit C codes for MSGEKDLEQIKREAAQKAKELAKQRQAAKQAGEGNDPKEVADKVAEPEVKETEAKADAPAGDDAELAKKKAAAAAKAKAAALAKMKASGQAEEPEAKEEVSAPVEGQDAELAKKKAAAAAKAKAAALAKMKATGQTEESKEESAAPEAPAGDDDDLAKKKAAAVAKAKAAAAAKRKAQEAAGGADASAGDDDDLAKKKAAAVAKAKAAAAAKRKAQEAGGGADASAGDDDDLAKKKAAAVAKAKAAAAAKAKAAASGGGSADDEKAKAIAAAKAKAAAAAKAKSAAGAKAGAEEPVEEKKPSPNQPYLDKYVKAITDNLGDDILEDSYINPLSKDVPTLVAKRESYYRLAEFLKYNELLGFDYLSEIHGTDFQTHMEVYVHLYSYKNRQSVALKVKLDRDQPVIESLANLWAGANWPECEAYDLLGIKFEGHPNLHRIMLGEDWVGHPLRKDYEPYDVEV; via the coding sequence ATGAGCGGGGAAAAGGATTTAGAGCAGATAAAGAGAGAAGCAGCCCAAAAAGCAAAAGAGCTTGCGAAGCAGCGACAGGCTGCTAAACAGGCAGGGGAAGGAAATGACCCGAAAGAGGTTGCCGACAAAGTCGCAGAACCTGAAGTGAAAGAAACAGAGGCGAAGGCAGATGCACCAGCAGGTGACGATGCCGAGCTTGCGAAAAAGAAAGCAGCCGCCGCAGCGAAGGCGAAAGCAGCTGCACTGGCAAAAATGAAAGCGAGTGGGCAGGCTGAAGAACCAGAAGCGAAAGAGGAAGTATCGGCTCCGGTAGAAGGTCAAGATGCTGAATTAGCCAAGAAAAAAGCAGCCGCAGCAGCAAAAGCAAAAGCAGCCGCTCTTGCTAAAATGAAGGCAACAGGCCAGACAGAGGAAAGCAAGGAAGAATCTGCAGCTCCTGAAGCTCCAGCAGGCGATGATGATGATCTTGCGAAAAAGAAAGCCGCAGCCGTAGCGAAAGCGAAGGCAGCAGCGGCAGCAAAAAGGAAGGCTCAAGAGGCAGCTGGAGGAGCAGACGCTTCAGCAGGTGACGATGATGACCTTGCGAAAAAGAAAGCCGCAGCTGTAGCGAAGGCAAAGGCAGCAGCGGCAGCGAAAAGGAAAGCTCAGGAGGCAGGCGGAGGAGCAGACGCTTCAGCAGGTGACGATGATGATCTTGCGAAAAAGAAAGCCGCAGCTGTAGCGAAAGCGAAGGCGGCCGCTGCAGCAAAGGCAAAAGCAGCAGCATCGGGCGGAGGATCCGCTGACGACGAGAAAGCGAAAGCGATTGCCGCAGCAAAGGCAAAAGCCGCAGCTGCAGCGAAGGCGAAGTCAGCAGCTGGTGCAAAAGCAGGAGCAGAAGAGCCTGTTGAAGAGAAAAAGCCATCTCCAAACCAGCCTTACTTAGATAAATATGTAAAAGCGATTACCGACAATCTAGGCGATGATATTTTGGAAGATTCGTATATTAATCCACTTTCAAAAGATGTCCCAACGCTTGTCGCTAAGAGAGAATCTTATTACCGATTGGCTGAATTCCTGAAGTACAACGAACTATTAGGCTTTGATTACCTATCAGAGATTCACGGCACTGATTTCCAGACACATATGGAAGTGTATGTTCACTTGTACTCATACAAAAACAGGCAGTCCGTTGCATTGAAGGTCAAGCTTGACCGCGACCAGCCGGTTATTGAGTCACTGGCGAACCTGTGGGCAGGTGCGAACTGGCCGGAGTGTGAAGCGTATGACCTGCTTGGCATCAAATTCGAAGGCCATCCAAACCTCCATCGCATCATGCTTGGTGAAGACTGGGTAGGCCACCCATTAAGAAAAGACTATGAACCGTATGATGTGGAGGTGTAG